Proteins found in one Phycodurus eques isolate BA_2022a chromosome 18, UOR_Pequ_1.1, whole genome shotgun sequence genomic segment:
- the ak9 gene encoding adenylate kinase 9 codes for MDLVDNLIEDDAERQRLLSKPTCFLVVGRPGVGKSTLAKNIAETWGCVLIDDTEVLDYHIRSTTEDGIKLLEILNAGESVPEDMVLRLIFDMLNSSKVEHYGYVLSCLPFMSEEGVGVGEQMELIEKLKLKPDFLINIKCADKDLVQRLSSQKQHPMTGLLYNQDQWKWDNDFHVTGFIDDEIVEEEDKEESQDDDEEEEEQITPRCTIDQLVWIPERQSRNTSLRINAYKDNILRPLEDYMMDHNPIYLLEVDGTNTPDELLLFVLSRLGSMAIQRVSVPVVLHQNEELPEDIETEDLLRFMSSSRILVPGFRWRRSRWGRSCPVALKEGCFVPGKPEFSVGFRDKMYILSSQEAYDKFVTNPRRYLLPPMPSPPCRVCIVGTTASGRSELARLMGARHGVSVLELEKLAEPLVAQLQKEWLGKVKEDCTQAAMEKIRTKQQTGQPSSDGTPVVEVTEDHPEVVALVQTALEEAKKHDAAKEVYAQALTKVVRENESTDVGSDVGNGWVLDNFPRNASQLEALQRAGILPDFLFCLMHTEVSQNQSGAPQSEKAEDEPQHKAEKEQFEREWEGLQLSLSLSHSVLQTADRSPKELLDEIVQLMEKPFKYLPREFSAVDLDEEAEDIEAIANLENADDENDSDKNTEDEEGEEEEQEEEDEDSESPGDATAKKSFGDTFNFCPVVLKKQNALVPCTDEISAKYREKVYYFSNVDAREAFLLTPEQFVGQNELLKPPALRIFLLGCRGSGKTTQGEWLAKQLGLFHIQFKEQLQMLLTPKIKQRVIPADESTEEHLKALKSTIEDARGDEAAEPTEEDAGLTDEEIGIKAYLTDDLPLSSHVLDQVINPYWKTEPYMSTGFILEGFPHNTEEVQHMMQHQLYPDAVVTLMAGVEDVQARLLPKFWQRWREHCDRREALLDVLREIHRKARDENIVKRRAELMEEKEASSTAAKFSCREDDEDDEDATNIEEEIEAILEEEFPVERYDEFKEEDDLEEATAERLNTEIEERYVADSNNISTVLEVLSELKIPRISINASRKTGVVRRQLLLKVEPLQANRESLFQKCQPISFNLAQLLLLYSYKFHSAFGCLDPVKRYNEGDLIQPVLWPLDTTCPVLFNQYIYFFGSKKNQQIFTLNPLKYLRQSKPSPMLPVKMAVVGPPKSGKTSVATMFAQRYGLDLLSIGGVMRRILDEQEHSDLSAQMKQHLHQGLVVPDELAIQCLEKVLMSLVCSTQGYVLDGFPVTMKQAELMQSNSIIPMIVVEMELQTVEVLKRALASKTQENKPHPMHDSAEILHVRDTCYKQEAQLMRRHFQQQYDNWIQMEGLKSKWYIWERLIKEISVSMEYIHTYLRRTRSGRAGCINRLCVTPKEFQRQLGEFAHYCPVCLALQDHLVDCSETASLMYAAEYNRRYFKMCGTHHLERFLADPDQFVTPGCPRPLPEADRLPKKLTETEVKSTSPQQVEMKGFCPVTYLDGKLRYEALVRGSTEYAVEYRERLYTCETKQKQYKFLSAPQRYWDLKLPSKVPPLCEPNPLTSLPTLGYLEQGAAVAVVKAMTAVGCLKPKFPFFSMERSALHYVAFYMKAFNHNSTEHIRQMYKNKLASFEEDCALIPYLSSSMQAEYKLPDECPVECDFQLKRFLALRDSPREKSGLQM; via the exons ATGGATCTAGTGGACAACCTCATCGAAGATGACGCTGAGAGACAGCGTCTACTTTCCAAACCGACCTGCTTCCTCGTGGTTGGAAGGCCG GGTGTTGGCAAATCCACCCTGGCCAAAAATATAGCAGAGACCTGGGGGTGTGTTTTAATCGATG ACACGGAGGTGCTGGACTACCACATCAGAAGTACAACAGAGGATGGCATCAAG CTCCTGGAGATCTTAAACGCGGGCGAAAGTGTGCCCGAAGACATGGTCCTCCGGCTCATATTCGACATGCTGAACTCGTCCAAAGTTGAGCACTACG GCTACGTGCTGAGCTGCCTGCCGTTCATGTCGGAAGAGGGCGTTGGCGTCGGTGAGCAAATGGAGCTGATCGAGAAGCTCAAGCTGAAGCCGGACTTCCTCATCAACATCAAG TGTGCCGACAAGGACCTGGTCCAGAGGCTGTCGAGTCAGAAGCAGCACCCGATGACAGGTCTTCTGTACAATCAAGATCAATGGAAGTGGGACAATGACTTCCACGTAACGGGATTTATAGATGATGAAatagtggaggaggaggataagGAAGAATCGCAG gatgatgatgaagaggaagaggaacaaATTACCCCAAGGTGCACGATTGACCAGCTGGTGTGGATCCCTGAACGTCAGTCCAGAAATACTTCTCTTCGAATCAACGCGTACAAGGATAACATCCTCAGACCGCTGGAG GATTACATGATGGACCACAACCCGATCTACCTTTTAGAGGTGGACGGAACCAACACACCGGATGAGTTGCTCTTA TTTGTCTTGTCCCGCCTGGGCTCGATGGCCATACAGCGCGTGTCGGTTCCAGTGGTCCTCCATCAGAACGAAGAGTTGCCCGAAGACATCGAAACG GAGGACCTGCTGAGGTTTATGTCCTCCTCCAGGATACTAGTGCCAGGCTTCCGGTGGCGGAGGAGCCGCTGGGGTCGAAGTTGTCCGGTCGCCTTGAAAGAAGGCTGCTTCGTCCCCGGAAAACCGGAATTCTCCGTAGG CTTCCGGGACAAAATGTACATCCTTTCATCCCAAGAAGCCTACGATAAGTTTGTGACCAACCCCAGACGCTACCTCCTCCCCCCGATGCCCAGCCCCCCTTGCCGGGTTTGCATCGTCGGAACGACGGCTTCGGGGAGGAGCGAGCTGGCGCGACTGATGGGCGCGCGGCACGGCGTGTCCGTGCTGGAGCTGGAGAAACTGGCGGAGCCGCTGGTGGCGCAGCTGCAGAAGGAGTGGCTGGGCAAAGTCAAGGAGGACTGCACGCAGGCCGCCATGGAGAAGATCAGGACCAAGCAGCAGACCGGGCAACCGAGTTCTG ATGGAACCCCTGTTGTGGAAG TGACGGAGGATCACCCCGAAGTGGTGGCCCTGGTGCAAACCGCTCTGGAAGAGGCCAAAAAACACGACGCAGCCAAGGAAGTCTATGCTCAGGCTCTGACGAAGGTCGTGAGAGAA AACGAATCGACCGACGTGGGTTCCGATGTGGGCAACGGCTGGGTGCTCGACAACTTTCCCAGGAACGCCTCCCAGTTGGAGGCGCTACAACGAGCCGGGATCCTTCCGGATTTCCTCTTCTGTCTCATGCACACGGAGGTCAGTCAGA ATCAGTCCGGTGCGCCACAGTCAGAAAAAGCTGAAG ACGAGCCCCAGCACAAAGCGGAGAAGGAGCAGTTCGAGAGAGAATGGGAAGGCCTGCAGCTCTCTCTCAGCTTAAGCCACTCAGTGCTGCAGACCGCCGACAGGAGCCCCAAGGAACTTCTCGACGAGATTGTCCAGCTCATGGAGA AGCCCTTCAAGTATTTGCCCAGAGAGTTCTCCGCCGTTGACTTGGACGAGGAAGCGGAAGATATTGAAGCCATCGCAAATCTGGAAAATGCCGATGACGAAAACGACTCTGACAAGAACACAGAAGACGAGgagggggaagaggaggagcaggaggaggaggatgaagat TCGGAATCCCCAGGGGACGCAACTGCCAAGAAGTCTTTTGGCGATACCTTTAATTTCTGCCCGGTGGTGCTCAAGAAGCAGAATGCGCTGGTGCCCTGCACAGATGAGATATCAGCCAAGTATCGAGAGAAGGTCTACTATTTCTCCAACGTAGATGCCAGGGAAGCCTTCCTGCTCACTCCGGAACAGTTTGTTGGACAAAACGAGCTTTTAAAG CCTCCTGCCCTGCGGATATTTCTGCTGGGATGCCGCGGCTCCGGCAAGACCACTCAAGGCGAGTGGCTCGCCAAGCAACTCGGCCTCTTCCACATTCAGTTCAAGGAGCAACTTCAAATGCTCCTCACGCCAAAGATAAAGCAGCGAGTTATCCCCGCCGACGAGTCGACAGAGGAGCATCTGAAGGCCCTGAAGTCCACCATCGAGGACGCCCGAGGTGACGAAGCTGCGGAGCCGACCGAG GAGGATGCGGGACTGACTGATGAGGAAATTGGTATTAAAGCCTACTTGACTGATGACCTTCCACTGAGTTCACATGTCCTGGATCAGGTCATCAATCCGTACTGGAAAACGGAGCCTTACAT GTCCACGGGTTTCATCCTGGAGGGTTTCCCTCACAACACCGAGGAAGTGCAGCACATGATGCAGCATCAGCTTTATCCCGACGCCGTGGTCACCTTGATGGCGGGGGTGGAGGACGTTCAGGCGCGCCTGTTGCCCAAATTCTGGCAGAGGTGGCGAGAGCACTGCGACCGGCGCGAAGCTTTGCTCGATGTCCTCCGCGAAATACACCGCAAGGCTCGG GACGAGAATATTGTGAAGAGGAGGGCAGAACTAATGGAAGAAAAAGAAGCCTCTTCAACAGCCGCAAAA TTTAGTTGCCGggaggatgatgaggacgaCGAAGACGCGACAAACATAGAGGAAGAGATAGAGGCCATATTGGAGGAGGAGTTCCCCGTGGAAAGGTACGACGAGTTCAAAGAAGAAGACGATCTGGAGGAAGCAACTGCCGAGAGGCTGAACACGGAGATCGAAGAACGTTACGTTGCCGACTCCAACAACATTTCTACCGTGCTG GAGGTTCTGAGCGAACTCAAAATTCCCCGGATCTCTATCAACGCCTCGCGCAAGACGGGCGTGGTTCGGCGTCAGCTCCTCCTGAAAGTGGAGCCGCTGCAGGCCAACCGCGAGTCGCTCTTCCAAAAATGCCAGCCCATCTCGTtcaacctggcgcagctgctcCTGCTCTACTCGTACAAGTTCCACAGCGCCTTCGGCTGCTTGGACCCGGTCAAG CGCTACAATGAAGGAGACCTCATCCAACCTGTGCTGTGGCCTCTTGATACCACATGCCCAGTGCTCTTCAACcagtatatttacttttttggcTCCAAGAAGAACCAGCAAATATTCACGCTCAACCCCTTGAAGTACCTCAGGCAGTCAAAGCCCTCCCCGATGCTTCCTGTTAAAATGGCCGTCGTCGGACCACCCAAATCGGGGAAAACGAGCG TGGCCACGATGTTCGCGCAGAGGTACGGTTTGGACCTGTTGTCCATCGGCGGCGTCATGCGGCGCATTCTTGACGAGCAGGAGCACAGCGACCTGTCGGCGCAGATGAAGCAACATCTCCACCAGGGCCTCGTGGTGCCAGATGAGCTGGCCATCCAGTGCCTGGAGAAGGTGCTCATGAGCTTGGTCTGCAGCACACAAGG GTACGTGTTGGATGGCTTTCCCGTGACCATGAAGCAAGCCGAGCTGATGCAGTCCAACAGCATCATCCCCATGATCGTGGTCGAGATGGAGCTGCAGACGGTGGAAGTGCTCAAGCGAGCCCTCGCGAGCAAGACGCAGGAGAACAA GCCCCACCCGATGCACGACAGCGCCGAGATCCTCCACGTCCGCGACACGTGTTACAAGCAGGAAGCGCAGCTGATGCGACGGCACTTCCAGCAGCAGTATGACAACTGGATCCAGATGGAAGGCCTCAAGAGCAAGTGGTACATATGGGAACGCCTGATCAAGGAGATCAGCGTCAGCATGGAGTACATCCACACTTACCTGAGGAGGACCAGGAGCG GCCGAGCGGGCTGCATCAACAGGCTATGCGTCACACCCAAAGAGTTTCAGCGTCAGCTGGGAGAGTTTGCCCACTACTGCCCCGTGTGCCTGGCTCTGCAGGACCACCTCGTGGACTGCTCAGAAACCGCATCCCTGATGTACGCTGCAGAATACAACAGGCGATATTTCAAGATGTGTGGCACGCACCATTTGGAG CGCTTCCTTGCCGACCCGGATCAATTTGTCACCCCGGGCTGCCCGCGCCCTCTCCCCGAAGCGGACCGGCTGCCCAAAAAGTTGACCGAGACGGAGGTGAAGAGCACATCCCCGCAGCAGGTTGAGATGAAAGGCTTCTGCCCTGTCACTTATCTGGACGGCAAACTGAG GTACGAAGCTCTAGTCCGCGGCAGCACGGAATACGCAGTGGAATACCGAGAGCGGCTGTACACCTGCGAGACGAAGCAGAAGCAGTACAAGTTTTTGAG CGCTCCGCAACGCTACTGGGACCTCAAGCTGCCCAGTAAGGTTCCGCCGCTTTGTGAGCCGAACCCGCTCACCTCCCTCCCCACGCTGGGCTACCTGGAACAG GGGGCGGCGGTGGCGGTCGTCAAGGCCATGACGGCTGTTGGGTGCCTCAAACCGAAGTTTCCCTTCTTCAGTATGGAACGATCCGCTCTTCACTACGTGGCCTTCTACATGAAAG CATTCAACCATAACAGCACAGAACACATTCGCCAGATGTACAAAAATAAGTTGGCCTCGTTTGAGGAGGACTGCGCGCTCATCCCCTACCTGAGCTCGTCGATGCAAGCGGAATACAAGCTCCCCGACGAATGCCCCGTCGAATGTGACTTCCAACTGAAGAGGTTTCTCGCCTTGAGAGATTCGCCCCGAGAGAAATCTGGTCTGCAAATGTAA
- the LOC133416709 gene encoding required for drug-induced death protein 1-like, producing the protein MKPKGAPPRRPRRRDAEAGAAPYRRHVERAEAEQRPHRQPKGVRSAFRADRYRPLDEQEVKEEKKTREEKYKKVQKNVGKALRSTWKCLMLGLYHFALGYSAPITVVATFVPDFSPARNRTGTNQNK; encoded by the exons ATGAAGCCCAAAGGAGCTCCTCCACGGAGGCCGCGCCGCCGGGACGCTGAGGCGGGAGCCGCCCCGTACCGGCGACACGTGGAGCGCGCGGAGGCCGAGCAGCGGCCGCACCGACAGCCCAAGGGGGTCCGCTCGGCTTTTCGGGCCGACCGCTACCGGCCCCTCGATGAGCAGGAAgtgaaggaggagaagaagaccAGGGAGGAGAAGTACAAAAAAGTCCAGAAG AATGTGGGCAAAGCGCTGAGGTCCACGTGGAAGTGCCTGATGCTCGGCCTGTACCATTTCGCTCTGGGCTATTCCGCGCCCATCACTGTGGTCGCCACCTTTGTGCCGGACTTCAGCCCTGCGAGGAACAGAACCGGAACAAACCAGAATAAATGA